Proteins found in one Pseudorasbora parva isolate DD20220531a chromosome 11, ASM2467924v1, whole genome shotgun sequence genomic segment:
- the clcf1 gene encoding uncharacterized protein clcf1, which produces MHPWKVAQVAVLLFLTAVVRCGQALDRTIILSNERSSIERTYELTKYLDHQLKEIRDTYLSYLGPPFSDPGFSPPRPNSSSLSVPSAATRVDLWRGLENGARLAQNQRAYSILLCAVRELARSTLCPYLQSSLLHFCSGLSGLLGSISGLMNALGYTNLPPSTGYATAAQGYAPPMSSQFQGVSENSPAPLRSYVPRNKGTQTASGVREGTTRAEIKRDRERERGRRGRRKEGERWAAKDEEEKEEGMERWGKRRRLLSLEEEKTIKLNMNYTTLKVGDGDRKHPLLFSPPSLHPRRSIRSISSPHAGLSPLSLLYQYGGPATELHTLLAAPVLSSHPTPNDFSRKVEGFWVLRELQSWLWRSAKDFTRLKKRLRV; this is translated from the exons ATGCATCCCTGGAAAG TTGCTCAGGTTGCCGTGCTGCTGTTTTTGACAGCTGTGGTGAGATGTGGTCAGGCGCTGGACCGCACAATCATTCTATCCAACGAGAGGAGCTCGATTGAGAGAACATATGAGCTGACCAAATACCTGGACCACCAGCTGAAGGAGATCAGAGACACCTAT CTGTCATATCTTGGGCCTCCATTCAGTGATCCCGGCTTCTCTCCTCCACGTCCCAACAGCTCCTCCCTATCTGTTCCCAGTGCAGCTACACGTGTGGACTTGTGGCGCGGGCTGGAGAACGGTGCCCGTCTGGCACAGAACCAGCGCGCGTACAGCATTCTTCTGTGTGCCGTGAGGGAGCTGGCGCGCTCCACCCTGTGTCCGTACCTCCAGAGCTCTCTCCTCCATTTCTGCTCCGGCCTCAGCGGGTTACTCGGCTCAATATCCGGCCTGATGAACGCCCTGGGCTACACCAACCTTCCACCCTCCACAGGATACGCCACAGCCGCTCAAGGATACGCCCCACCCATGTCGTCACAGTTTCAGGGCGTGAGCGAGAACAGCCCCGCCCCTCTACGGAGTTATGTCCCACGAAACAAAGGCACTCAGACGGCTTCGGGTGTGAGAGAGGGAACGACTCGGGCGGAAATCAAGCGggacagagagagggagagggggagGAGAGGGAGGAGAAAAGAAGGAGAGAGATGGGCTGCCAAAGACGAGGAAGAGAAGGAGGAAGGAATGGAGAGATGGGGGAAAAGGAGAAGACTTCTGAGCTTGGAAGAGGAGAAAACTATAAAACTGAACATGAACTACACGACTTTAAAAGTTGGAGATGGAGACCGAAAGCACCCCCTACTCTTTTCCCCGCCATCCCTCCATCCTCGTCGATCTATCCGTTCCATCTCGTCTCCTCACGCCGGTCTCTCTCCTCTCTCGCTCCTCTATCAGTACGGAGGGCCGGCCACTGAGCTTCACACTTTGCTGGCGGCCCCTGTGCTGTCATCACATCCCACCCCTAATGACTTCTCTCGGAAAGTTGAGGGGTTTTGGGTACTGCGCGAGCTGCAGAGCTGGCTATGGAGATCCGCGAAAGACTTCACCAGACTGAAGAAACGGCTACGTGTTTGA